The Canis aureus isolate CA01 chromosome 11, VMU_Caureus_v.1.0, whole genome shotgun sequence genome has a segment encoding these proteins:
- the PAPOLG gene encoding poly(A) polymerase gamma: MKEMSANTMLDSQRQQKHYGITSPISLACPKEIDHIYTQKLIDAMKPFGVFEDEEELNHRLVVLGKLNNLVKEWISDVSESKNLPPSVVATVGGKIFTFGSYRLGVHTKGADIDALCVAPRHVERADFFQSFFEKLKHQDGIRNLRAVEDAFVPVIKFEFDGIEIDLVFARLAIQTISDNLDLRDDSRLRSLDIRCIRSLNGCRVTDEILHLVPNKETFRLTLRAVKLWAKRRGIYSNMLGFLGGVSWAMLVARTCQLYPNAAASTLVHKFFLVFSKWEWPNPVLLKQPEESNLNLPVWDPRVNPSDRYHLMPIITPAYPQQNSTYNVSTSTRTVMVEEFKQGLAVTDEILQGKSDWSKLLEPPNFFQKYRHYIVLTASASTEENHLEWVGLVESKIRVLVGNLERNEFITLAHVNPQSFPGNKEHHKDNNYVSMWFLGIIFRRVENAESVNIDLTYDIQSFTDTVYRQANNINMLKEGMKIEATHVKKKQLHHYLPAEILQKKKKQSLSDVSRSSSGPQSKRSSLDSNCLDSSRDTDNGTPFNSPVSINKPSKPDLPPSGETERNNAEPAAVVVEKPLSVPPAQGLSIPVIGAKVDSAVKAVSPPAVCTIPTVVGRNVIPRIPTPHNPTQGQPHLNGMATKNVTHKRSHSPSIDGSSKRLKDIEKFIRLESTFKDSRAPEDRKRKAVDAIGECMPIPTIDTSRKKRLPSKELPDSSSPVPANNIRVIKNSIRLTLNRCRSILSLIATYTSVRITCYQIVIYNIMALRWRFYCLNFRCLFLCCGNQFLALWTRIKQVLNFFFFFFF; encoded by the exons gcTTGTTgttcttggcaaattgaacaatttAGTAAAAGAATGGATTTCTGATGTCAGTGAGAGTAAG aatctCCCACCTTCTGTTGTGGCTACTGTTGGTGGTAAAATTTTCACATTTGGCTCCTATCGGCTTGGAGTACACACCAAAG GAGCTGACATTGATGCACTTTGTGTAGCTCCAAGACATGTGGAGAGAGctgatttttttcagtctttttttgaaaaattgaaacATCAAGATGGCATTAGAAACTTAAGA GCTGTAGAAGATGCCTTTGTACCTgttataaaatttgaatttgatGGAATTGAA ATTGATCTAGTCTTTGCAAGATTGGCAATACAAACCATATCAGATAATTTAGATCTAAGAGACGACTCTCGACTGAGAAGCCTTGATATAAGGTGTATTCGCAGCCTAAATG gaTGTAGAGTTACTGATGAAATTTTGCATTTAGTGCCAAATAAAGAAACTTTTAGACTCACTCTAAGAGCAGTCAAATTATGGGCAAAAC GACGTGGAATTTATTCCAACATGCTAGGATTCCTTGGTGGTGTGTCCTGGGCAATGCTAGTTGCAAGAACTTGCCAATTATATCCAAATGCAGCAGCTTCTACTTTGGTTCATaagttctttttagttttttccaaGTG GGAATGGCCAAATCCTGTGCTCCTGAAGCAACCAGAAGAAAGCAATTTGAATTTGCCTGTTTGGGATCCTCGG GTAAATCCATCAGATAGGTATCATCTCATGCCCATAATCACCCCTGCCTATCCACAGCAGAATTCTACGTATAATGTGTCCACCTCAACTCGAACAGTAATGGTAGAAGAATTCAAACAAG gtCTCGCAGTCACAGATGAAATCCTTCAAGGAAAATCAGACTGGTCCAAACTACTTGAGCCaccaaatttttttcaaaagtatag ACATTATATTGTATTGACAGCCAGCGCATCAACAGAAGAAAATCATCTGGAGTG GGTTGGATTAGTAGAATCTAAAATCCGTGTACTTGTTGGGAACTTGGAACGAAATGAATTTATTACTCTTGCCCATGTAAATCCCCAATCGTTCCCAGGAAATAAGGAACATCATAAAGA caacAATTACGTATCAATGTGGTTCCTTGGAATAATTTTTCGGAGAGTAGAAAATGCAGAAAGTGTTAACATAGACTTGACCTATGATATACAATCATTTACTGATACAG TGTACAGACAGGCAAATAATATAAACATGctaaaggaaggaatgaaaattGAAGCaactcatgttaaaaaaaaacagcttcatCACTACCTTCCAGCAGAGattcttcaaaagaagaaaaag CAAAGTCTTTCTGATGTTAGTCGAAGTTCAAGTGGACCTCAATCCAAAAGATCATCTCTAGATAGCAATTGTTTGGATAGCTCCAGGGACACTGATAACGGAACACCTTTTAATTCCCCAGTGTCGATAAACAAACCTTCCAAGCCTGATCTTCCTCCTTCAGGAGAAACAGAAAG GAATAATGCTGAGCCTGCTGCTGTCGTTGTGGAAAAGCCACTGAGTGTCCCACCAGCACAAGGACTATCTATCCCAGTCATCGGTGCAA aagtTGATTCTGCAGTAAAAGCTGTATCACCCCCAGCAGTGTGCACTATTCCTACTGTAGTAGGACGAAATGTCATTCCAAGAATTCCAACACCCCACAACCCTACCCAGGGACAACCACATCTTAATGGAATGGCAACTAAGAATGTTACACACAAGAGATCCCATTCCCCATCCATAGATGGGTCTTCTAAGAGGTTGAAAGACATAGAAAAG TTTATTCGACTTGAATCAACATTTAAGGACTCACGTGCTCctgaagacaggaaaagaaaagcagtg GATGCCATTGGAGAATGTATGCCTATTCCAACTATTGATACATCACGCAAAAAG AGACTACCCAGTAAAGAGCTACCAGATTCATCATCTCCGGTTCCAGCAAATAACATCCGAGTCATCAAAAATTCCATTCGACTGACCCTTAATCG ATGCCGTAGCATTCTCTCATTGATTGCTACATACACTTCTGTGAGGATCACCTGCTATCAAATTGTCATCTACAATATTATGGCTTTGCGTTGGAGGTTTTACTGCCTTAACTTTCGATGCTTGTTTCTCTGTTGTGGGAACCAGTTCTTGGCTCTTTGGACACGGATAAAACAagtcctgaacttttttttttttttttttttttaa